A window of Hymenobacter aerilatus contains these coding sequences:
- the gndA gene encoding NADP-dependent phosphogluconate dehydrogenase — protein MSAPQPKNYAFGMIGLGTMGRNLLLNMADHDFSVAGYDKDTSKIPLLQKEADEDGVHNVEGFTDLSAFVQSLAKPRVVMMLVPAGKIVDSVITEITPLLDEGDMLIDGGNSYFLDTTRRAQELAAKGLHFFGMGISGGEEGARRGPSMMPGGDQEAYQKMKPVLEAVSAKVGGEPCVTYIGPGAAGHFVKMVHNGIEYGIMQLLAETYDVMKNGLGMENESMQQVYAKWNQGRLQSFLVDITKDIFAYIAPDTDHLLLDDIKDEARSKGTGKWTSQIAMDLQVPLSLIDEAVAMRDLSKYKSLREEMEKVYQARPTPGNDDQEQQLQELEQAMYFSMIIAYAQGMHMLARASEEYEYNLNLANIAKIWRGGCIIRSEFLNTIYNAYQQKPDLAHLLLDDTVRQHVQESVAGARAVVARMATVGIGTPALAAALSYFDTLRTGRMPSNLIQAQRDYFGAHTYELIGHEGVFHTQWTPMHEDAENKEDTHRGTGTENETPVIPNK, from the coding sequence ATGAGCGCACCACAACCAAAGAACTACGCCTTCGGCATGATTGGCCTGGGTACTATGGGCCGCAACTTGCTGCTAAACATGGCCGACCACGATTTTTCGGTGGCTGGCTATGACAAAGACACCAGCAAAATTCCGCTGCTGCAAAAGGAGGCCGATGAAGACGGTGTGCACAATGTGGAGGGCTTTACGGACCTGAGCGCTTTTGTGCAGAGCCTAGCTAAGCCCCGCGTTGTCATGATGCTGGTGCCAGCCGGGAAGATTGTAGACAGCGTGATTACCGAGATTACGCCCCTACTGGACGAGGGCGATATGCTGATTGATGGTGGCAACTCCTATTTTCTGGATACTACCCGCCGGGCGCAAGAGCTGGCAGCGAAAGGCCTGCATTTCTTCGGGATGGGCATTTCGGGTGGCGAAGAAGGTGCCCGCCGCGGGCCCAGCATGATGCCGGGCGGCGACCAAGAAGCCTATCAGAAAATGAAGCCTGTGTTGGAAGCTGTATCAGCCAAGGTGGGCGGCGAGCCGTGCGTGACCTACATCGGGCCGGGCGCCGCTGGGCACTTTGTGAAGATGGTGCACAACGGCATCGAGTACGGCATTATGCAGCTACTGGCCGAAACGTACGACGTGATGAAAAATGGCCTGGGTATGGAGAACGAATCCATGCAACAGGTGTATGCTAAGTGGAACCAGGGCCGGTTACAGTCGTTTCTGGTTGATATTACCAAGGATATCTTCGCCTACATCGCGCCCGACACCGACCATTTGTTGTTGGATGACATTAAGGACGAAGCTCGCTCAAAAGGTACCGGCAAATGGACGTCGCAAATTGCTATGGACCTGCAAGTACCCTTGTCGCTGATTGATGAGGCCGTGGCGATGCGCGATTTATCGAAGTATAAGTCGCTGCGTGAGGAGATGGAAAAGGTGTATCAGGCACGTCCTACCCCCGGAAACGACGACCAGGAACAGCAACTGCAAGAGCTGGAGCAGGCTATGTATTTCAGCATGATCATCGCCTATGCCCAAGGGATGCACATGCTGGCCCGTGCTTCGGAAGAATATGAGTACAACTTGAACCTGGCCAATATTGCCAAGATCTGGCGCGGGGGCTGCATCATCCGCTCCGAGTTCCTGAATACTATTTACAACGCCTACCAGCAAAAGCCCGATCTAGCCCACCTACTGCTCGATGATACCGTGCGCCAGCACGTGCAGGAGTCGGTAGCCGGAGCGCGTGCGGTGGTAGCTCGCATGGCTACCGTAGGTATTGGCACGCCCGCACTGGCGGCGGCGCTCAGCTATTTCGACACGCTGCGCACCGGCCGGATGCCTTCCAACCTCATTCAGGCCCAGCGCGACTACTTCGGGGCGCATACTTACGAGCTGATTGGGCACGAAGGCGTGTTCCATACCCAATGGACCCCCATGCATGAGGACGCCGAAAATAAGGAGGACACACACCGTGGCACCGGCACCGAGAACGAAACGCCTGTTATCCCCAACAAATAA